From a region of the Oncorhynchus mykiss isolate Arlee chromosome 32, USDA_OmykA_1.1, whole genome shotgun sequence genome:
- the LOC110488302 gene encoding GA-binding protein subunit beta-1 isoform X4 yields MSLVDLGKRLLEAARKGQDDEVRTLMANGAPFTTDWLGTSPLHLAAQHGHYSTAEVLLRAGVSRDARTKVDRTPLHMAASEGHTVIVDLLVRSGADINAKDMLKMTALHWAAQNGHQRVAETLVKHGADVHALSKFDKTPFDIAGDIQNADLMLLLQEGMQNQVNMNAEAGMTGSSAQPQFIIQGIPGLQGGVVNLADLLNNAAKANSVESEEAIAANSLDPGSIQHMLNEQGQRVITIVTDQHGNLQTGGLGQPFFVTMQHGQQMLAMPANQVTEEVVDEEPQPPPSRKRKLEASANHMESGDTEQLQRQLQEANRKAQEYRQQLMCKEQEAEQYRMKLEAMSHSHTNGTSEQEEVVGGEEEVQEEVMLQEGDIIIKTEGLDSAEEQVTLVDSAPSHTEVIS; encoded by the exons ATGTCGCTGGTGGATTTGGGGAAGCGGCTACTTGAGGCTGCACGGAAAGGCCAGGACGATGAAGTCAGGACACTCATGGCCAACGGGGCTCCCTTCACCACAGACTGG CTGGGCACATCTCCGTTGCACCTGGCCGCCCAACACGGACACTATTCCACCGCCGAGGTGCTGCTCAGAGCAGGTGTCAGCAGGGACGCCCGAACCAAAGTGGACAGGACCCCTCTGCATATGGCCGCTTCAGAGGGCCACACAGTCATCGTGGATCTATTAGTCAGG AGTGGAGCAGACATTAATGCCAAAGACATGCTGAAGATGACTGCTCTCCACTGGGCCGCCCAGAACGGCCACCAAAGGGTAGCGGAGACGCTCGTCAAACATGGCGCAGATGTTCACGCTCTCAGTAAATTCGATAAGACGCCGTTCGACATCGCAGGAGACATCCAGAATGCAGACCTTATGCTCCTACTACAG GAAGGAATGCAGAACCAGGTGAACATGAACGCAGAGGCTGGCATGACGGGGAGCTCGGCCCAGCCTCAGTTTATCATCCAGGGCATCCCAGGGCTCCAGGGGGGCGTGGTCAACCTGGCGGACCTCCTCAACAACGCTGCCAAAGCCAACTCTG TTGAATCTGAGGAAGCCATAGCAGCCAATTCTTTGGACCCCGGCAGCATCCAGCACATGCTGAATGAGCAAGGTCAAAGGGTTATCACCATAGTGACCGACCAACACGGCAACCTGCAGACTGGAGGGCTTGGTCAGCCATTCTTTGTCACCATGCAGCACGGACAACAGA TGTTGGCGATGCCAGCCAATCAGGTGACAGAGGAGGTGGTTGATGAGGAACCCCAGCCCCCGCCCTCCCGCAAGAGGAAACTGGAGGCCTCGGCCAACCACATGGAGTCTGGAGACACG gAGCAGTTACAGAGGCAGCTGCAGGAGGCCAACCGGAAGGCCCAGGAGTACCGGCAGCAGCTGATGTGCAAGGAGCAGGAAGCAGAGCAGTACCGCATGAAGCTGGAGGCAATGTCGCACAGCCATACCAACGGCACCTCGGAGCAGGAGGAGGTGGttgggggtgaggaggaggtgcAGGAGGAGGTGATGCTCCAGGAGGGAGACATCATCATCAAGACGGAGGGGCTGGACTCGGCCGAGGAGCAGGTGACGCTGGTGGACTCAGCGCCCTCCCACACCGAGGTCATCTCATAA
- the LOC110488302 gene encoding GA-binding protein subunit beta-1 isoform X1, which produces MSLVDLGKRLLEAARKGQDDEVRTLMANGAPFTTDWLGTSPLHLAAQHGHYSTAEVLLRAGVSRDARTKVDRTPLHMAASEGHTVIVDLLVRSGADINAKDMLKMTALHWAAQNGHQRVAETLVKHGADVHALSKFDKTPFDIAGDIQNADLMLLLQEGMQNQVNMNAEAGMTGSSAQPQFIIQGIPGLQGGVVNLADLLNNAAKANSGRLQGGVVNLADLLNNAAKANSAVESEEAIAANSLDPGSIQHMLNEQGQRVITIVTDQHGNLQTGGLGQPFFVTMQHGQQMLAMPANQVTEEVVDEEPQPPPSRKRKLEASANHMESGDTEQLQRQLQEANRKAQEYRQQLMCKEQEAEQYRMKLEAMSHSHTNGTSEQEEVVGGEEEVQEEVMLQEGDIIIKTEGLDSAEEQVTLVDSAPSHTEVIS; this is translated from the exons ATGTCGCTGGTGGATTTGGGGAAGCGGCTACTTGAGGCTGCACGGAAAGGCCAGGACGATGAAGTCAGGACACTCATGGCCAACGGGGCTCCCTTCACCACAGACTGG CTGGGCACATCTCCGTTGCACCTGGCCGCCCAACACGGACACTATTCCACCGCCGAGGTGCTGCTCAGAGCAGGTGTCAGCAGGGACGCCCGAACCAAAGTGGACAGGACCCCTCTGCATATGGCCGCTTCAGAGGGCCACACAGTCATCGTGGATCTATTAGTCAGG AGTGGAGCAGACATTAATGCCAAAGACATGCTGAAGATGACTGCTCTCCACTGGGCCGCCCAGAACGGCCACCAAAGGGTAGCGGAGACGCTCGTCAAACATGGCGCAGATGTTCACGCTCTCAGTAAATTCGATAAGACGCCGTTCGACATCGCAGGAGACATCCAGAATGCAGACCTTATGCTCCTACTACAG GAAGGAATGCAGAACCAGGTGAACATGAACGCAGAGGCTGGCATGACGGGGAGCTCGGCCCAGCCTCAGTTTATCATCCAGGGCATCCCAGGGCTCCAGGGGGGCGTGGTCAACCTGGCGGACCTCCTCAACAACGCTGCCAAAGCCAACTCTGGTAGGCTCCAGGGGGGCGTGGTCAACCTGGCCGACCTCCTCAACAACGCTGCCAAGGCCAACTCTG CAGTTGAATCTGAGGAAGCCATAGCAGCCAATTCTTTGGACCCCGGCAGCATCCAGCACATGCTGAATGAGCAAGGTCAAAGGGTTATCACCATAGTGACCGACCAACACGGCAACCTGCAGACTGGAGGGCTTGGTCAGCCATTCTTTGTCACCATGCAGCACGGACAACAGA TGTTGGCGATGCCAGCCAATCAGGTGACAGAGGAGGTGGTTGATGAGGAACCCCAGCCCCCGCCCTCCCGCAAGAGGAAACTGGAGGCCTCGGCCAACCACATGGAGTCTGGAGACACG gAGCAGTTACAGAGGCAGCTGCAGGAGGCCAACCGGAAGGCCCAGGAGTACCGGCAGCAGCTGATGTGCAAGGAGCAGGAAGCAGAGCAGTACCGCATGAAGCTGGAGGCAATGTCGCACAGCCATACCAACGGCACCTCGGAGCAGGAGGAGGTGGttgggggtgaggaggaggtgcAGGAGGAGGTGATGCTCCAGGAGGGAGACATCATCATCAAGACGGAGGGGCTGGACTCGGCCGAGGAGCAGGTGACGCTGGTGGACTCAGCGCCCTCCCACACCGAGGTCATCTCATAA
- the LOC110488302 gene encoding GA-binding protein subunit beta-1 isoform X3 — protein MSLVDLGKRLLEAARKGQDDEVRTLMANGAPFTTDWLGTSPLHLAAQHGHYSTAEVLLRAGVSRDARTKVDRTPLHMAASEGHTVIVDLLVRSGADINAKDMLKMTALHWAAQNGHQRVAETLVKHGADVHALSKFDKTPFDIAGDIQNADLMLLLQEGMQNQVNMNAEAGMTGSSAQPQFIIQGIPGLQGGVVNLADLLNNAAKANSAVESEEAIAANSLDPGSIQHMLNEQGQRVITIVTDQHGNLQTGGLGQPFFVTMQHGQQMLAMPANQVTEEVVDEEPQPPPSRKRKLEASANHMESGDTEQLQRQLQEANRKAQEYRQQLMCKEQEAEQYRMKLEAMSHSHTNGTSEQEEVVGGEEEVQEEVMLQEGDIIIKTEGLDSAEEQVTLVDSAPSHTEVIS, from the exons ATGTCGCTGGTGGATTTGGGGAAGCGGCTACTTGAGGCTGCACGGAAAGGCCAGGACGATGAAGTCAGGACACTCATGGCCAACGGGGCTCCCTTCACCACAGACTGG CTGGGCACATCTCCGTTGCACCTGGCCGCCCAACACGGACACTATTCCACCGCCGAGGTGCTGCTCAGAGCAGGTGTCAGCAGGGACGCCCGAACCAAAGTGGACAGGACCCCTCTGCATATGGCCGCTTCAGAGGGCCACACAGTCATCGTGGATCTATTAGTCAGG AGTGGAGCAGACATTAATGCCAAAGACATGCTGAAGATGACTGCTCTCCACTGGGCCGCCCAGAACGGCCACCAAAGGGTAGCGGAGACGCTCGTCAAACATGGCGCAGATGTTCACGCTCTCAGTAAATTCGATAAGACGCCGTTCGACATCGCAGGAGACATCCAGAATGCAGACCTTATGCTCCTACTACAG GAAGGAATGCAGAACCAGGTGAACATGAACGCAGAGGCTGGCATGACGGGGAGCTCGGCCCAGCCTCAGTTTATCATCCAGGGCATCCCAGGGCTCCAGGGGGGCGTGGTCAACCTGGCGGACCTCCTCAACAACGCTGCCAAAGCCAACTCTG CAGTTGAATCTGAGGAAGCCATAGCAGCCAATTCTTTGGACCCCGGCAGCATCCAGCACATGCTGAATGAGCAAGGTCAAAGGGTTATCACCATAGTGACCGACCAACACGGCAACCTGCAGACTGGAGGGCTTGGTCAGCCATTCTTTGTCACCATGCAGCACGGACAACAGA TGTTGGCGATGCCAGCCAATCAGGTGACAGAGGAGGTGGTTGATGAGGAACCCCAGCCCCCGCCCTCCCGCAAGAGGAAACTGGAGGCCTCGGCCAACCACATGGAGTCTGGAGACACG gAGCAGTTACAGAGGCAGCTGCAGGAGGCCAACCGGAAGGCCCAGGAGTACCGGCAGCAGCTGATGTGCAAGGAGCAGGAAGCAGAGCAGTACCGCATGAAGCTGGAGGCAATGTCGCACAGCCATACCAACGGCACCTCGGAGCAGGAGGAGGTGGttgggggtgaggaggaggtgcAGGAGGAGGTGATGCTCCAGGAGGGAGACATCATCATCAAGACGGAGGGGCTGGACTCGGCCGAGGAGCAGGTGACGCTGGTGGACTCAGCGCCCTCCCACACCGAGGTCATCTCATAA
- the LOC110488302 gene encoding GA-binding protein subunit beta-1 isoform X2, which produces MSLVDLGKRLLEAARKGQDDEVRTLMANGAPFTTDWLGTSPLHLAAQHGHYSTAEVLLRAGVSRDARTKVDRTPLHMAASEGHTVIVDLLVRSGADINAKDMLKMTALHWAAQNGHQRVAETLVKHGADVHALSKFDKTPFDIAGDIQNADLMLLLQEGMQNQVNMNAEAGMTGSSAQPQFIIQGIPGLQGGVVNLADLLNNAAKANSGRLQGGVVNLADLLNNAAKANSVESEEAIAANSLDPGSIQHMLNEQGQRVITIVTDQHGNLQTGGLGQPFFVTMQHGQQMLAMPANQVTEEVVDEEPQPPPSRKRKLEASANHMESGDTEQLQRQLQEANRKAQEYRQQLMCKEQEAEQYRMKLEAMSHSHTNGTSEQEEVVGGEEEVQEEVMLQEGDIIIKTEGLDSAEEQVTLVDSAPSHTEVIS; this is translated from the exons ATGTCGCTGGTGGATTTGGGGAAGCGGCTACTTGAGGCTGCACGGAAAGGCCAGGACGATGAAGTCAGGACACTCATGGCCAACGGGGCTCCCTTCACCACAGACTGG CTGGGCACATCTCCGTTGCACCTGGCCGCCCAACACGGACACTATTCCACCGCCGAGGTGCTGCTCAGAGCAGGTGTCAGCAGGGACGCCCGAACCAAAGTGGACAGGACCCCTCTGCATATGGCCGCTTCAGAGGGCCACACAGTCATCGTGGATCTATTAGTCAGG AGTGGAGCAGACATTAATGCCAAAGACATGCTGAAGATGACTGCTCTCCACTGGGCCGCCCAGAACGGCCACCAAAGGGTAGCGGAGACGCTCGTCAAACATGGCGCAGATGTTCACGCTCTCAGTAAATTCGATAAGACGCCGTTCGACATCGCAGGAGACATCCAGAATGCAGACCTTATGCTCCTACTACAG GAAGGAATGCAGAACCAGGTGAACATGAACGCAGAGGCTGGCATGACGGGGAGCTCGGCCCAGCCTCAGTTTATCATCCAGGGCATCCCAGGGCTCCAGGGGGGCGTGGTCAACCTGGCGGACCTCCTCAACAACGCTGCCAAAGCCAACTCTGGTAGGCTCCAGGGGGGCGTGGTCAACCTGGCCGACCTCCTCAACAACGCTGCCAAGGCCAACTCTG TTGAATCTGAGGAAGCCATAGCAGCCAATTCTTTGGACCCCGGCAGCATCCAGCACATGCTGAATGAGCAAGGTCAAAGGGTTATCACCATAGTGACCGACCAACACGGCAACCTGCAGACTGGAGGGCTTGGTCAGCCATTCTTTGTCACCATGCAGCACGGACAACAGA TGTTGGCGATGCCAGCCAATCAGGTGACAGAGGAGGTGGTTGATGAGGAACCCCAGCCCCCGCCCTCCCGCAAGAGGAAACTGGAGGCCTCGGCCAACCACATGGAGTCTGGAGACACG gAGCAGTTACAGAGGCAGCTGCAGGAGGCCAACCGGAAGGCCCAGGAGTACCGGCAGCAGCTGATGTGCAAGGAGCAGGAAGCAGAGCAGTACCGCATGAAGCTGGAGGCAATGTCGCACAGCCATACCAACGGCACCTCGGAGCAGGAGGAGGTGGttgggggtgaggaggaggtgcAGGAGGAGGTGATGCTCCAGGAGGGAGACATCATCATCAAGACGGAGGGGCTGGACTCGGCCGAGGAGCAGGTGACGCTGGTGGACTCAGCGCCCTCCCACACCGAGGTCATCTCATAA